In one window of Epinephelus fuscoguttatus linkage group LG20, E.fuscoguttatus.final_Chr_v1 DNA:
- the atp6v0a1b gene encoding V-type proton ATPase 116 kDa subunit a isoform X1, translating into MGELFRSEEMTLAQLFLQSEAAYCCVSELGELGMVQFRDLNPDVNVFQRKFVNEVRRCEEMDRKLRFVEKEIKKANIPTVDTGENPEVPFPRDMIDLEATFEKLENELKEINTNQEALKKNFLELTELKHILRRTQQFFDEMEDPNLLEESSALMEGSEGGRGAPLRLGFVAGVISRERIPTFERMLWRVCRGNVFLRKAEIEDPLEDPATGDQVHKSVFIIFFQGDQLKNRVKKICEGFRASLYPCPETPQERKEMLAGVNSRIEDLQMVLNQTEDHRQRVLQAASKTMRVWFIKVRKMKAIYHTLNLCNIDVTQKCLIAEVWCPVSDLDSIQFALRRGTERSGSTVPSILNRMQTKQTPPTFNKTNKFTSGFQNIVDAYGIGSYREINPAPYTIITFPFLFAVMFGDMGHGLLMTCAALYLVIRESRLLAQKSDNEMFNMVFAGRYIILLMGIFSMYTGIIYNDCFSKSLNMFGSGWSVRPMFGPKGANWSFESLGENAVLQLDPAVPGVFNGPYPLGIDPIWNVATNKLTFLNSFKMKMSVILGVIHMLFGVSLSLFNHLYFKKPLNIFLGFIPEIVFMSTLFGYLVLLVFYKWTAYDAYTSKDAPSLLIHFINMCLFNYNDPTSKPLYRGQMGIQVLLVLIALACVPCMLIVKTMVLRRQHLWKKHLSQKREETPAENLEQSLEQTGVSSSCTGLTQQGTQKFGGVRVGNGPTEDEAGIMDHDQLSQHSEEGDEHSEEEPFNFGDVAVHQAIHTIEYCLGCISNTASYLRLWALSLAHAQLSEVLWSMVMHLGLSSRSGGGFFGLSIIFSAFATLTVAILLVMEGLSAFLHALRLHWVEFQNKFYSGQGFKFVPFSFESILEGRFDE; encoded by the exons ATGGGGGAACTGTTCAGGAGCGAGGAGATGACCCTGGCCCAGCTCTTTCTCCAGTCAGAGGCAGCCTACTGCTGCGTCAGTGAGCTGGGAGAACTGGGCATGGTCCAGTTTAGAGAT TTGAATCCGGACGTAAACGTGTTCCAGCGCAAATTTGTGAATGAAGTGAGGAGATGTGAGGAGATGGACAGGAAACTGA GGTTTGTGGAGAAGGAGATCAAGAAAGCTAATATCCCAACTGTGGACACTGGAGAAAATCCAGAGGTGCCTTTTCCCAGGGACATGATTGATCTCGAG GCCACCTTTGAGAAGCTGGAGAATGAACTGAAGGAGATCAACACCAACCAGGAAGCCCTGAAGAAGAACTTCCTGGAGCTGACGGAGCTCAAACACATCCTCCGTCGAACACAGCAGTTCTTTGATGAG ATGGAGGATCCCAACCTGCTGGAGGAGTCATCAGCCCTGATGGAGGGTAGTGAGGGGGGTCGCGGGGCCCCGCTCAGACTGGG ATTTGTGGCTGGAGTGATCAGCAGGGAGAGAATTCCAACTTTTGAGAGGATGCTGTGGAGAGTGTGTCGCGGTAATGTCTTCTTAAGGAAGGCAGAGATTGAGGACCCTCTGGAGGACCCTGCCACG GGAGACCAAGTCCACAAATCAgtcttcatcatcttcttccAAGGTGACCAGCTGAAGAACAGGGTGAAGAAGATCTGTGAGGG GTTCCGTGCCTCACTCTACCCTTGTCCAGAGACCCCACAGGAAAGGAAGGAGATGCTGGCTGGAGTAAATAGTCGCATCGAGGACCTTCAGATG GTGCTCAACCAAACAGAGGACCACCGTCAGCGAGTGCTGCAAGCTGCCTCCAAGACCATGCGGGTATGGTTCATCAAGGTGAGGAAGATGAAGGCCATCTACCACACACTCAACCTGTGCAACATCGACGTCACCCAGAAGTGTCTGATCGCTGAGGTGTGGTGTCCCGTCTCAGACCTGGACTCCATCCAGTTCGCTCTGCGCAGGGGAACc GAGAGAAGCGGCTCCACAGTGCCGTCCATTCTCAACAGGATGCAGACCAAGCAAACTCCACCTACTTTCAATAAGACCAACAAGTTCACGTCAGGCTTCCAGAACATCGTTGACGCCTACGGCATTGGGAGCTACCGGGAAATCAATCCAG CTCCGTACACTATCATTACTTTCCCCTTCCTGTTTGCGGTGATGTTTGGTGACATGGGTCATGGCCTTCTGATGACCTGCGCTGCTCTCTATCTGGTCATTCGAGAGAGTCGCCTCCTCGCCCAGAAGAGTGACAACGAG ATGTTCAACATGGTGTTTGCTGGTCGCTACATCATCCTGCTGATGGGGATCTTCTCCATGTACACTGGAATCATCTACAACGACTGCTTCTCCAAGTCACTCAACATGTTCGGCTCTGGATGGAGCGTCAGGCCCATGTTTGGCCCCAAAGGAGCCAACTGGTC GTTTGAGTCCCTTGGTGAAAATGCAGTTCTCCAGTTAGACCCAGCTGTTCCTGGTGTGTTCAACGGGCCTTATCCACTCGGAATTGATCCG ATCTGGAATGTTGCTACCAACAAGTTGACCTTCCTGAACTCATTCAAGATGAAGATGTCCGTAATCCTGGGCGTCATCCATATGCTGTTTGGAGTATCTCTCAGTCTCTTCAACCACCT ATACTTCAAGAAGCCGCTGAACATCTTCCTGGGCTTCATCCCAGAGATCGTCTTCATGTCCACTCTGTTTGGCTACCTCGTTCTGCTGGTCTTCTACAAGTGGACAGCGTATGACGCATACACCTCCAAGGATGCGCCCAGCCTGCTCATCCACTTCATCAACATGTGTCTGTTCAACTACAACGACCCCACCAGCAAGCCCCTCTACAGGGGACAG ATGGGGATCCAGGTTTTGTTGGTGCTGATTGCCCTTGCATGTGTTCCCTGTATGCTGATTGTGAAAACTATGGTGCTTCGGCGTCAGCACCTGTGGAAAAAGCACCTG TCCCAGAAGAGGGAAGAAACCCCTGCAGAGAATCTAGAGCAGTCTTTAGAGCAAACAGGCGTGTCCTCATCATGCACCGGACTCACCCAACAGGGCACGCAGAAGTTCGGAGGGGTGCGGGTGGGCAACGGGCCCACGGAGGACGAGGCTGGCATCATGGACCACGACCAGCTCTCCCAGCACTCAGAGGAAGGAGATGAG CACTCAGAGGAAGAACCG TTTAACTTTGGTGACGTAGCCGTCCACCAAGCCATCCACACCATAGAGTACTGCCTAGGATGCATCTCCAACACAGCCTCCTACCTGCGCCTCTGGGCCCTCAGCCTGGCTCATGCAC agctgtctGAGGTGCTCTGGTCCATGGTGATGCACCTGGGTCTGTCGTCCCGGAGCGGAGGCGGGTTCTTTGGCCTGTCAATCATCTTCTCGGCCTTCGCCACCCTCACTGTTGCCATCCTGCTCGTCATGGAGGGGCTGTCAGCCTTCCTGCATGCCCTGCGTCTGCACTG
- the atp6v0a1b gene encoding V-type proton ATPase 116 kDa subunit a isoform X2 — protein sequence MGELFRSEEMTLAQLFLQSEAAYCCVSELGELGMVQFRDLNPDVNVFQRKFVNEVRRCEEMDRKLRFVEKEIKKANIPTVDTGENPEVPFPRDMIDLEATFEKLENELKEINTNQEALKKNFLELTELKHILRRTQQFFDEMEDPNLLEESSALMEGSEGGRGAPLRLGFVAGVISRERIPTFERMLWRVCRGNVFLRKAEIEDPLEDPATGDQVHKSVFIIFFQGDQLKNRVKKICEGFRASLYPCPETPQERKEMLAGVNSRIEDLQMVLNQTEDHRQRVLQAASKTMRVWFIKVRKMKAIYHTLNLCNIDVTQKCLIAEVWCPVSDLDSIQFALRRGTERSGSTVPSILNRMQTKQTPPTFNKTNKFTSGFQNIVDAYGIGSYREINPAPYTIITFPFLFAVMFGDMGHGLLMTCAALYLVIRESRLLAQKSDNEMFNMVFAGRYIILLMGIFSMYTGIIYNDCFSKSLNMFGSGWSVRPMFGPKGANWSFESLGENAVLQLDPAVPGVFNGPYPLGIDPIWNVATNKLTFLNSFKMKMSVILGVIHMLFGVSLSLFNHLYFKKPLNIFLGFIPEIVFMSTLFGYLVLLVFYKWTAYDAYTSKDAPSLLIHFINMCLFNYNDPTSKPLYRGQMGIQVLLVLIALACVPCMLIVKTMVLRRQHLWKKHLGTQKFGGVRVGNGPTEDEAGIMDHDQLSQHSEEGDEHSEEEPFNFGDVAVHQAIHTIEYCLGCISNTASYLRLWALSLAHAQLSEVLWSMVMHLGLSSRSGGGFFGLSIIFSAFATLTVAILLVMEGLSAFLHALRLHWVEFQNKFYSGQGFKFVPFSFESILEGRFDE from the exons ATGGGGGAACTGTTCAGGAGCGAGGAGATGACCCTGGCCCAGCTCTTTCTCCAGTCAGAGGCAGCCTACTGCTGCGTCAGTGAGCTGGGAGAACTGGGCATGGTCCAGTTTAGAGAT TTGAATCCGGACGTAAACGTGTTCCAGCGCAAATTTGTGAATGAAGTGAGGAGATGTGAGGAGATGGACAGGAAACTGA GGTTTGTGGAGAAGGAGATCAAGAAAGCTAATATCCCAACTGTGGACACTGGAGAAAATCCAGAGGTGCCTTTTCCCAGGGACATGATTGATCTCGAG GCCACCTTTGAGAAGCTGGAGAATGAACTGAAGGAGATCAACACCAACCAGGAAGCCCTGAAGAAGAACTTCCTGGAGCTGACGGAGCTCAAACACATCCTCCGTCGAACACAGCAGTTCTTTGATGAG ATGGAGGATCCCAACCTGCTGGAGGAGTCATCAGCCCTGATGGAGGGTAGTGAGGGGGGTCGCGGGGCCCCGCTCAGACTGGG ATTTGTGGCTGGAGTGATCAGCAGGGAGAGAATTCCAACTTTTGAGAGGATGCTGTGGAGAGTGTGTCGCGGTAATGTCTTCTTAAGGAAGGCAGAGATTGAGGACCCTCTGGAGGACCCTGCCACG GGAGACCAAGTCCACAAATCAgtcttcatcatcttcttccAAGGTGACCAGCTGAAGAACAGGGTGAAGAAGATCTGTGAGGG GTTCCGTGCCTCACTCTACCCTTGTCCAGAGACCCCACAGGAAAGGAAGGAGATGCTGGCTGGAGTAAATAGTCGCATCGAGGACCTTCAGATG GTGCTCAACCAAACAGAGGACCACCGTCAGCGAGTGCTGCAAGCTGCCTCCAAGACCATGCGGGTATGGTTCATCAAGGTGAGGAAGATGAAGGCCATCTACCACACACTCAACCTGTGCAACATCGACGTCACCCAGAAGTGTCTGATCGCTGAGGTGTGGTGTCCCGTCTCAGACCTGGACTCCATCCAGTTCGCTCTGCGCAGGGGAACc GAGAGAAGCGGCTCCACAGTGCCGTCCATTCTCAACAGGATGCAGACCAAGCAAACTCCACCTACTTTCAATAAGACCAACAAGTTCACGTCAGGCTTCCAGAACATCGTTGACGCCTACGGCATTGGGAGCTACCGGGAAATCAATCCAG CTCCGTACACTATCATTACTTTCCCCTTCCTGTTTGCGGTGATGTTTGGTGACATGGGTCATGGCCTTCTGATGACCTGCGCTGCTCTCTATCTGGTCATTCGAGAGAGTCGCCTCCTCGCCCAGAAGAGTGACAACGAG ATGTTCAACATGGTGTTTGCTGGTCGCTACATCATCCTGCTGATGGGGATCTTCTCCATGTACACTGGAATCATCTACAACGACTGCTTCTCCAAGTCACTCAACATGTTCGGCTCTGGATGGAGCGTCAGGCCCATGTTTGGCCCCAAAGGAGCCAACTGGTC GTTTGAGTCCCTTGGTGAAAATGCAGTTCTCCAGTTAGACCCAGCTGTTCCTGGTGTGTTCAACGGGCCTTATCCACTCGGAATTGATCCG ATCTGGAATGTTGCTACCAACAAGTTGACCTTCCTGAACTCATTCAAGATGAAGATGTCCGTAATCCTGGGCGTCATCCATATGCTGTTTGGAGTATCTCTCAGTCTCTTCAACCACCT ATACTTCAAGAAGCCGCTGAACATCTTCCTGGGCTTCATCCCAGAGATCGTCTTCATGTCCACTCTGTTTGGCTACCTCGTTCTGCTGGTCTTCTACAAGTGGACAGCGTATGACGCATACACCTCCAAGGATGCGCCCAGCCTGCTCATCCACTTCATCAACATGTGTCTGTTCAACTACAACGACCCCACCAGCAAGCCCCTCTACAGGGGACAG ATGGGGATCCAGGTTTTGTTGGTGCTGATTGCCCTTGCATGTGTTCCCTGTATGCTGATTGTGAAAACTATGGTGCTTCGGCGTCAGCACCTGTGGAAAAAGCACCTG GGCACGCAGAAGTTCGGAGGGGTGCGGGTGGGCAACGGGCCCACGGAGGACGAGGCTGGCATCATGGACCACGACCAGCTCTCCCAGCACTCAGAGGAAGGAGATGAG CACTCAGAGGAAGAACCG TTTAACTTTGGTGACGTAGCCGTCCACCAAGCCATCCACACCATAGAGTACTGCCTAGGATGCATCTCCAACACAGCCTCCTACCTGCGCCTCTGGGCCCTCAGCCTGGCTCATGCAC agctgtctGAGGTGCTCTGGTCCATGGTGATGCACCTGGGTCTGTCGTCCCGGAGCGGAGGCGGGTTCTTTGGCCTGTCAATCATCTTCTCGGCCTTCGCCACCCTCACTGTTGCCATCCTGCTCGTCATGGAGGGGCTGTCAGCCTTCCTGCATGCCCTGCGTCTGCACTG